Genomic segment of Acuticoccus sediminis:
ATGCGCAGCCCGGCAAGATCCTCCACGAGATGCGTCACGGCGAGATGGCGAATCTCGGCGAGGTTCCGTTCCGCCGCTACTACGGCAGTGTCGACGTGACGCCGCTCTTCGTCATGCTGGCCGGGATGTATCTCGACGCGACAGGAGATCTCGAAACGATCGCCAGCATCTGGCCCAATATCGATGCAGCCCTGCGCTGGATCGACGAGTATGGCGACCGGGATGGTGACGGTTTCGTTGAGTACTATCCTGAAAGCTCCGGAAGTTTGACCAATCAGGGCTGGAAGGACTCCCACGACTCCGTCTTCCACGCCGACGGCGCGGATACCGAAGGGCCGATCGCTCTATGCGAGGTCCAGGGATACGTCTTCGCAGCCAAGCGCCTCGCCGCCCAAATGGCGAGGCGTCTCGGACGCGACGGGGCGATAGGTCTCTCGGCCGCCGCGGAGACGCTGCGCACCCGTTTCGAGGACTCGTTTTGGGATGAGGAGCTGGGCACCTACGTTCTCGCTCTCGACGGCGCCAAGCGGCCATGCCGGGTACGCGCCTCGAACGCGGGCCACGCGCTCTTCGCGGGCATCGCGGCGCCGGAGCGGGCTGCCCGCGTGACCGACGAACTGATGAACCGCAATGGGTTCAGTGGCTGGGGTATTCGCACGCTGGCTCAGGGCGAAGCGCGATATAATCCGATCTCATACCACAACGGCTCGGTATGGCCCCACGACAATGCCGTCATCGCCATCGGCTTTGCCCGCTATGGCTACAAAGCTGAGGCGATCCGCGTCTTTGAGGGGTTGTTCGACGCAGCCAAAAACCAAGAGCTGAGGCGTCTTCCCGAGCTGTTCTGCGGCTTCATGCGCCGGCCGGGGCGAGGCCCCGCACCATATCCGGTCGCCTGTTCGCCGCAGGCGTGGGCCGCTTCGGCCGTGTTCGGATTGCTCGCGGCCGGCCTTGGGCTCGAGCAGGTTCAGGCCGACAACGAGCTTCGCTTTCGAGAACCGCTGATGCCGTCCTTCCTCGACGAGATCGTCCTGCGGAACGTCCACCTCGGCTCCTCACGTACCGACGTAAGGATGCATCGCTATGGAGAGGACGTTGCGACGACTATTTTGTCGCGTTCCGGTCATGCGAAGATATTGGTGATAAAATAAAATAGACTTCGTTTTGAGGTATGCGGTCCGTTATCCGCTATGCGGACAAAACGGACATCAGGTTGCCAACGCCTAGCCGCTGGGTTCAGCTTGAAAAGCGCCAGTTTCGTCACAAAGAGACTCAGCCAATTGGAGCCATACAAGATCACGCCTATGCCGCAGCCTACCTCCCCCGCGCCCGCCGGCTCGCCCGTGTATGGGGTGTCGACTGGCCGGAGCGCTTCGAAACGGCCACCTGGAAGCGGCTTCACGAAACTCTCTCGATAGAGCCGTCCTATGCACGCGCGTGACGCGAAATGGTAAGCCTCCGGCGGAGGCCGCCTTGCGGGTGATGAGCGGAGCGGCGGAGAACTGTGCGTATGGACAGGCATACGCACAGGGCGTTCGAGCGGTTGGAGGTGGTCGAGAGGGGCCGCCGGCGTCGCTGGAGCGATGACGAGAAGCTGAAGATCGTGCTGGAGAGCCTGGCGGGTCCGCGGCTGGTCTCGGCGACGGCCCGGCGGCACGCGATCTCGCGCTCGCAGCTGGTGACGTGGCGGCGCGCGTTCCGGGTGGAGCCGCTCCGATCTGCGATGACGCCGACGTTCGTGCCTGCCATCATCGAGCCGGTCCCGGCGGAGCCTGAACCGCAGCCGGTAGAGCCGCGGCCTGAAGCCCCGGCGACGACCTCGCGGATGGAGATCATTCTTACCTGCGGCCGGCGGATCGTCGTCGGCGCCGACGTGGACGGGGAGGCGCTCGCCCGCGTGGTCGCGGTGCTGGAGCGTCGATGATTTCGGTTCCGAGCGGCGTCAGGGTGTGGCTGGCGACCGGGCACACGGACATGCGGAAGGGGTTTCCCGGCCTCTCGCTGCTGGTCCAGGAGGTGCTGCGGCGCGACCCGTTGAGCGGCCATCTGTTCTGCTTCCGCGGGCGTCGCGGCGATCTTCTGAAGGTGATCTGGCACGACGGCCAGGGGGCGTGCCTGTTCACGAAGCGGCTGGAGCGGGGGCGTTTCCTGTGGCCTTCGCCCGCCGATGGGGCCGTGACGATCACGCCGGCGCAGCTCGGCTACTTGCTGGAAGGGATCGACTGGCGCCACCCGCAGGAGACCTGGCGGCCGACGTCGGTCGGGTGACGTTTTGCCTTGGCGGATGCCGGGGATCATGATTCGCTGAAGGCGTGGACACGACCTCCGATTCGCTCCCCGACGACCTTGCCAGCGCTCACGCGATGATCCGCGCGGAGCGGGCACGCCGCCTCGCCGCGGAAGCGGCGCAGTCGGACGTGGCCGCTCTGGTTGCCCATCTGAAGCTCCAGATCGAGAAGCTGAAGCGCGAGCTCTACGGCAGCCGCTCCGAGCGCAAGGCGCGTCTGCTCGAGCAGATGGAACTGCAGCTCGAGGACCTCGAGACGGCGGCCAGCGAGGACGAGCGCGCCGCCGAGAACGCGGCGCTGCAGACAGGGGCGGCCCCCGCG
This window contains:
- the tnpB gene encoding IS66 family insertion sequence element accessory protein TnpB (TnpB, as the term is used for proteins encoded by IS66 family insertion elements, is considered an accessory protein, since TnpC, encoded by a neighboring gene, is a DDE family transposase.), with amino-acid sequence MISVPSGVRVWLATGHTDMRKGFPGLSLLVQEVLRRDPLSGHLFCFRGRRGDLLKVIWHDGQGACLFTKRLERGRFLWPSPADGAVTITPAQLGYLLEGIDWRHPQETWRPTSVG
- a CDS encoding amylo-alpha-1,6-glucosidase, producing the protein MVLQSVGHVTVANPSHYEVEPQTSLVGRSLKSLKDGESFAVLDSHGDLGTVPNTAEGLFFRDTRFLSRMELRLEGHRLLLLNSETHDDKAALSVDLTNPEVQGVDRLPPETIFVERMTFLWKAVCYERLSIRNFTSSRRRLTLDYQFDADFRDLFEVRGMKRVRRGLTSVEVMAQDRVAFHYQGLDGVKRRSVIGFAPVPKALGANQAVFEFALGPGEKTSIFLTVACDEREPAQVMDFFGAYRDSCRARRARTADIATLESSSELFNEVACRATSDVYTLITASDLGPYPYAGIPWFSTVFGRDGIFTAMFMLWVDPSVARGVLRTLAATQATEADPQSDAQPGKILHEMRHGEMANLGEVPFRRYYGSVDVTPLFVMLAGMYLDATGDLETIASIWPNIDAALRWIDEYGDRDGDGFVEYYPESSGSLTNQGWKDSHDSVFHADGADTEGPIALCEVQGYVFAAKRLAAQMARRLGRDGAIGLSAAAETLRTRFEDSFWDEELGTYVLALDGAKRPCRVRASNAGHALFAGIAAPERAARVTDELMNRNGFSGWGIRTLAQGEARYNPISYHNGSVWPHDNAVIAIGFARYGYKAEAIRVFEGLFDAAKNQELRRLPELFCGFMRRPGRGPAPYPVACSPQAWAASAVFGLLAAGLGLEQVQADNELRFREPLMPSFLDEIVLRNVHLGSSRTDVRMHRYGEDVATTILSRSGHAKILVIK
- the tnpA gene encoding IS66-like element accessory protein TnpA, with amino-acid sequence MDRHTHRAFERLEVVERGRRRRWSDDEKLKIVLESLAGPRLVSATARRHAISRSQLVTWRRAFRVEPLRSAMTPTFVPAIIEPVPAEPEPQPVEPRPEAPATTSRMEIILTCGRRIVVGADVDGEALARVVAVLERR